GATAAATGCTTGAATTGGTTAAAACCAATTGCTTCCCCATAATCCAGCATTGAGTTGGGACTTGTTGAATAGCTGATTCAACGTACTAGCACTGACGTGAGGGGCCAAATAATTTCCTATTTACTGGATCATTGTATGGATTCTTTATCATCAGTTATTGGTAATATTCAATATTGTGGTCATGTAGCCTGTCACTGAGTTTGCAAAGTTAGTTATAGTACCAGTGGTTCACTGACTGGAGGCTGGTCACTTTTCCACAGGGATTCATAGAAATCTACAGAGTTTCATTGCTGGCCTCTCTCTTGCCTGTAGCTCCTAACAAGACATTAAGCGAGTGTATGAACCTTTAATGAGGAGAAACTGGAGAACAAGCAAACAAGAAatattaaatgattttttttttaaatggtagaAGCATCACTGCAGTTAGAATGCACTGGTCTCCAATTCTTATTCTTTCCTGTAGGTATGAAGTACATTTCCAGAATGAAATCCAGTGTGGGGGTGCATACCTAAAGCTCCTCTCTGAAGATGATCAACTCGACCTTGTAAGTTGTCCCGTTGAGAAGCTCAACATCTTTTCTTGTGGGCACTGTAGTGCAAAACATGTTATTACTGAATGCAACTGGGCACTGATTGAAAAACAGCATCTGCATTAAATATTTCATTAGTTGACTGGTGTATCTCTAACTGTAATGTTTCAATGGATTTTCTTTTTCTACATTAAGAGTATCAAGTAATGTAAGTCATTgtgctggcagtggtagtagcACAAGTAGAATTAGCTTAGTATCCCAGAGTCCTCTGGTGTAAATAGCACTAGTGTAAAACCTGAGGAACTTCTTTCACCAAGGTTGTGACTTctgtcatttttctttttgacaagacaGAGGCGTGCAATTTTGCACTTTGTTTtggagatgctagtgttgtagctgtattggaacatCTTGGCTAAAGCTTAGCTAGGTCTGGTGCAGAAGCCTTTAGCATTATAGCTATGATGCTGTTAGAGCCCGTAGCCTTTGCTGTATTTAGTGTGTTCAGCAATTTCTCTgtcatgtgaagtgaatcaaaGTGGTTGAAGACTGCCATCTGTGATGTTGGAGAGACCAAAATGGAACATCCAGTCAGCAAGAAAGGTTATGACTCATGTACTGAAGTAGTCTCACAGTGCAGTAACCATTCAACTGATAAAACCAGAGTTTGTCAAAGTCCAGACTGTTAGTCAATGATTACAGGAAATATGGGGTTGTGGCATTTGGTAATTAGTCATTCTTGGATTGTTAGTTGATGATTACTTTGATCTCCATTGCATTGATAAGTCTTTACCCATCAACCCCAAACGCAATCTAAATTGTTATGTAGAATTacaactgtgctaaatgggataaatCCAGAACATTTCTAGGAACTCAACTGGGATTCGTGAATTGTACAACTGTACGTctccacaatctgtaacctcaatATCCAGCATATCCCGCTCTCTGCCATTACCTTTTTTATAAAAAGAAAGGGATCAACCCTGGATCAATGAGGAGTGGAACACGTCAAGACCAgcaagtggtattatcgctggactattaatccagagacccacataatgttctggggacccaggttcaaatcctgtcatggcagatggtggaatttgaattcaataaaatatgtgtAACTAAGAATCtaatagtaataataataataataataataaccgTAAgcctgttgtcaattgttggaaaaacccatctggttcactaatatcctttagggaaggaaacactcatccttacgtggtctggcctacatgtgaccccagacccacagcaatgtggttgattcttaactgccctctgggcaattggggatgggcaataaatgcttcctggcCCTCAgcctgagaatgaataaagaaaaaaaggcaTATCTATAACTGTGGTGTCAACTGGTGAGATTATATCATGGGAACAACATGCATGCTTCAACAGTACAGCAAATTGTGGGATCATTTAGTTCTATCTATACAACCGACAGATCAGATCAAAAcgctgcagtcctgctacatccagtgaTGAATGATGGCGAACAAATAACAAAAGATGAGAGAGCTCCGCAAATATCCTTGTATTCAATGATAGGGGAATCACCATGTAATGGCCTTAACAAGCCTGAAACATCTGCCAgatatcttcagccagaattgtcAAGTAGATGTTCCACCTTGATCTCTTGAGGTTTTCAactttttttgaaattcattctGTGATGAGGGCCATacaggctaggccagcacttactgcccaAAGTGCTGTTAAAAATTAGCTGCatcgctgtggatctggagtcttacgtaagccagaccagataaggatggcagttcccttccctaaagaacaactgggtttttccaataatcaacaatggattcatggtcatcgtttaaactcaaattccaccatctgccatggtaggatttgagcttaggtccccagaacaatgcttggcctctggattaacagtccagcgctAATACCACTACACCGTCATCTCTCAAACTTCATGATGTTAATCTTCAACTAATCTGATTCACATTATGTGATATCAGCATTCTGCTGGACACACTAGAAAAGAACAAATAGATTTCATCTTGAACTGGCTAGATGATTTCATTTTCAGAAGTGAGAAGTCAGTTAATCACCTTGTACCTCCAACTCAACTGCTTTACTTTTGCATGTTTCCTCCAAATTAACTAGATAAGTTAAGAACTTCTCTAAACCAGAACAAAGCAGAATCTACAGCAAAGAAGCAGTCTTCACCAGTCATGTGATTTCTAGGAtgttttgaagaaaatctcaCTGTCTGCAGTATACTTTCAACTACCCCTTTTAAAGAAACCATTCCAACAATGTCcacaaaaattaaaatatattgcTTTTCACAATCCTTTAAAACTTACATCCTTCAAGGATATTAAATATAAGATGTGTTTGTAATAGAAGCGATACCTAACACAAAGATGATGTTGTGGGTACTGAAGATAATCATCTCAATCTCTGGACATTACTACAAGAGTTCCTCAGCATTATGTCCTAGCTCTAGCCACTTTCAGCAACATGATCAATGCCCTTCCCTCCATTGTTTGATCTGAAGTAGGATGTTTGCAATGTTCTGTTTGTAATTCCTCTGATACTGAATCAGCCCATGCTTGTATGCAGCAAAGCCAGAATAACATTCAGGATTCAGTTGACAAACAATATTTGTGccatggagacagtaaggactgcagatgtggaagctagagtcaataaatgtggagctggaaaagcacagcaggtctgacagcatccaaggagcaggaaagacaatgTTCTGAGCTGAAACCTTTCAACAGGACTCGGGAGGGGGAGAGGTTGGGACTGGAGGGATAACCAggggggttgcagtgggagagagactcACTGAGCCCTCGTCGAAGGGAGGAGGAAAACTTCTTCAAGGTGTGCATCATTGACACTTAATCTAACCATCTTCCTCAATATGCAATTGCATTATCTTTCTGAAAGCCACACAGCATACATCTTGGAATTACCATTCTTCAGAAACCTAACTGGGCCACCATTGTAAAGATTGTAATAGCTAGAACATGTTAGAGGTTGAGCATTCTACAATGAAAACTCATTGTCTGACACACCAAAACCTTTTCACCATATAAAAGGCACAGTCAAGATAGTGATGAAATTATACCCCGTTTACTTGAAGGAATGtggcttcaacaacactcaaagctcAACACCACAAAGGACAAATGTTGATGGACACCTCATTCAATACCTTCAGCATTCAGTCCCTTTTTTAGCCTCCACATCCTGGCAGTGAGGATGCACTGTAGAAACTTACCAAAGCTCCTTGCGCATGTTGCATGTGAATGGGAACACTGATTCCTTTAAGTTCTCCGCTGTGTTGTGTCACAGCCCAACTTAGAAATGCATCACCTAACAATGCTGTTCAGTACTTGAAATATGGAGGAGGCAGCAGTTCAGAGAGACTGCTCGTTCCCATTTTCCAAGACAATTAGACATTGCCAATAAAGCTCGCTTTTATTATCTATGCTGACATCccagaaaataaatgaaaaatgatGGTTAATGTCAGTTCCACGTATCAATAATTATCATTAATCAAGGATTACATCAATAGATGATTATTAATACTGACCTCTAACAATGTTTAATGTTTCCAGTTATTCTAGACTGTGAATCATTGATTGCCACTGATATCGTACATCTTCAGAGAGCAGATGGGTACCAGCTTGATACCGAGTCAGGAGCAGTTAAAATAGTTTGAATAGGTTTTAAACATGGCGACACAATCTGGATGATTTGAATGACTCGCTTGTATGTTCCTTTTTATAAGTTTTAACACTGTTTTTACAGAGGCAGTTCTTTGACAAAACTCCTTACACAATCATGTTTGGACCAGACAAGTGTGGACAGGACTATAAATTGCACTTCATCTTCAGACATAGGGATCCAGTGACTGGTGCAtatgaagaaaagcatgccaGGAAACCAGAAGTGGACCTTCAGAGTTACTTTATCGACAAAAGACCTCACCTGTATACATTGAGTAACACAATTCTCTTAATCATTCTAGAGCAATCAGAAACAGGTCCACAAGAGGGATGACAATCTTTAAGGGAGTACCCTCAATGGGTTAGGATTAGAGTGAAACTTGCAGGCTTCGTTTGTGAGATAGTAATCATTAAATAATGAAATAGATCATGAACGAATAACACGGAACAGGCAAATTGACCAATCCAAACACACTTGAATATAGCAACTGAATAATCTAGCAACCCTCTAGATATCTAATGATAAAAATAATAAACTGTATAGTAATATTAAAAGGTGTGTTTAGACAATCTGCAGAGCCAACCTTCTTGTAGCAAGTTTAGATTAGTAACAGGTACCAAAACCTAGCTACATTGATTTATGTTCACCTGCATTTAGTTATTATACCTTagtaagtttttattttaatatgaTACAGTATAATTGCTGTACTTGAAattacttctgtctttgacttATTCTCTtttatctctctttttctctctctacgtCCAATAACAATTTAAAAATGATTGGTGTAGTTGTGAGACCTGACAACAGTTTTGAGATACTAATAGATGAGAACAGTGTGAGCAAAGGAAGCCTCCTACAAGACATGACTCCCCCTGTCAATCCTCCCAAAGAGATTGATGATCCCAACCATCAAAAACCTGAAGACTGGGATGACAGACGTCGGATACCTAACCCAGATTCAGTGAAGCCCCATGACTGGTGAGAATTAAGCAAGATCAGGTTTGgttaaaatgtttttgtatttacTATTGTCTCTATGTACACTAAAGCTATTTCTGGCACTAATATTAGAATTAATTTATCGTGAATTCAAAGTCAACAAGCTAAGCCCAATAGTAGAGACCGACAAATGGATTTCTATCCTCTCAGGAACACTCTTCTCCCAACGCTGCACACCAATGTGGAATACAGAAATAATAGAGAGCATCAATTTGAATACAGTGACATAACTCTTCCTAACAGAGTCCAGCAGCACACTCAAAGGCTACCCTCTGCTGACATTAAGGCCACAAGTGAATAGACGTGAACAACCAGGAAATACAAAGAGATCCTTCTGCCAACGCCAGCAATCACAAGTAAATATAGaaaccaccaccttcaacagTAAAGACTTTGATTGAATACAGGAACAACCTTCCATAATACAATTTTCAAATGACTGTTTGCAGTTTCTGCTGGCACTAGTGGAGTCCCAGCCAAAGAGCTCGATTTCAGTGAGAAGAATAGTGGAAGAATCGTAATTGTCTTGCTGATCCTAACTGCAGCTGAAATGCAGCCAATTCAGAAAGAGATTCGTGACGAGAATCCAGAAGTTCTTGGTTCAAGTTCATAACATTGGGTATGAACCTGAAGGAGCTCAGCTGTATTTTCTCCTCTAGTCACACACCTTCTAGTATTGAAGTTGGGtgtcaacttcagaaagaaagttgATTGGGAAGAAAAGAATGCACTGTTTATGATCTTCCTGTCCAACTGATTTCAAACTCCTCACCTGGGTCCTTGGGCCTATGTAAAATCTGGAATAGTTAATATGTGCTGTATTTCATTTATAGTCCTGCATGTTTTTTGTGTAACTTGTATGAAGATATGTCAGATATTCTTGTGTCCAGATGCTAAAGGATGTCATCATATTCTCCATGACAGGGATGAGGATGCTCCTCCTTATATTCCAGATTCCACAGTTATGAAACCGGATGACTGGCTAGATGAAGAACCAGAGTATATTCCAGATCCCAAATCCAAAAAACCTCCAGATTGGTAAGTTCCGAATTACTTCGGATTGATTATAGTTTTCAGATAGCCTCTTTGACTAGGCAGTGATTGTAGTTACAGATCTTTGGTGCACATCAGTCCTTCATCACGTGTATGATATTTGCTACAACGTTTCTGATATTCTTTCATATCCTAGCTTTCACTGTAACGTTCTCTGATACATTCAGTTACTCACTGGAATATTCTTCATACATTCCTTGCCTCTCATTGTAATACAGTTTCATCTACCCCACAAAATTCATTGATATAACCTTCATTCCTCACTATAAGAGAGTGCACATTGGGTTATGCTAACCCATGCATGCCTGATCTCAGAATCCTTGATAATGATACAGTCCCAGCAAACACTTTGTTCACTTTGAACAAAAAATATTTGCAACACATATAAGTTTAACATTACAATTAATTCAAAATAACGTTTACCCAAAGTTCTGCCTGGAATTGTTTTAATATCAATATAATATTGTTGTACTTTACAGGGATATTGATATGGATGGTGAATGGGAAGAACCCAAAATCCCAAACCCAAAGTGTAAGGCTGCAGGCTGTGGAACCTGGAAACCTCCCATGATCCCTAACCCTGCCTACAAAGGCAAATGGAAAGCACCAATGATTGACAATCCCAAATACAAGGTAAATTAATTGATGTTACAGTCTTTCTTACATAGCTGACATTTAAACTTCCCTTCTGATTCACAGAATGTATTCTTGGCAAATACATCACATGTGAAATTCCAGAATATCTTTTGTGAATTTGAGTCCCTGCAGAGTTAGCTGACCTCAGTTTAGCAAAGCTTTGAGTTTGGGTTTGATATGTACTCTTGGTGCTGTTGGATTAAATAAATTAAAACCACCACAACTGCAGTCGAGACCCATTGAAATGTGCTGTACAGCGCTTCAGATTTGATGAAGGTATCCTACGTGGTCACATTGCTGAGAGACATTCACTGGGAGGATTGACTATTTGGATTAAATACTGAAGAACATGCAATCCCTCAGAATCAAACAGCAGTGACCATCAGAAGTGTTTTCACATAAGAAAGTGGAAATTTGACAGAAATAAATTGCGGCAAACTTTGTTTCAACCAACGCTTTTATGAACTGACCTCCCCTCAGTAAACCAGCAAAAGTTTTATATACCTCAAAAAATtggaagtttactgtattattgcaATTTCCACAATATTCAAGTAGTTAGTTGAGGGTGTAAGTGAAAGGGCTGTATACCAGTTAGTTTTATTTAAGGCATTACTATTTAAGTAATTCAGTGATATATGTAgtccctgcattatgtttctacaTTGATTATGTGAACATCTTGATCAAACAGAATATTGATTAACTGGTACCTTCCGGGTCTCATAGGTgtcagttaataaaatgtttgttGTATATAAGGAGATGGGCTTAGCTGTGTATTAAGGGAGAAGTTGTACCATATGATGGCTGTGGTTTTAAATCATTAGACTAATTGTGTAAAATAACAGAGACGGCTTTGTTTAATTCTTAAATAATTTGTCATTTAAAAAGTAGATTGTAAGAAGCAGGTCATTTAAATTTTTCAATATCAGACCTTTATACATTTCTTGCACTCACCCTGATTCACAAGACtacttacatttatctaaattatttgATTGACCTGTCCATGACAAGCACTAACAACGATTGCCTACTTACTGCATGCTTGTAACTTGGTGATTGTAGTTACACATGATAGAGAAACTTACCATCTTGAGTTTAAAATGTAATGCTGTGACAAATTCTTCTCTGCAACATACTTTTCTCTATAACAATCTGCTTCTCACACCCTCTATTCTGTAACTCAGCTGTTTATTACAGAGGGCAGTGGAGGTAACTCAGTCTTCCCTTCTCATTAATTTACTTATTAATTTAGAATTCTATTTGTTTATTGTAGCTTGCTGCCTCTCCATAGCATTTgcttcactctctctttctttctctattaATAACATAATTCAGAATCTAGGTATAAAACTTGATTAATAGTTTTTACAATTTTGTCCCAAAAGGGAGTCTGGAAACCTAGAAAGATTCTGAATCCAAACTATTTTGAGGATACAAAGCCATTCCGCATGACTCCTGTTGCTGCAATTGGGCTTGAGCTATGGTCTCTGACCCCTGACATAAAGTTTAACAATTTTATTATATCCTCTGATGAGAAAGTTGTCAAGCAGTGGGCGAAAGACACATGGACACGAACAAAGGCAATCTACGATGCAGATGGAGTAAGTAGATTTGATGTCTACGTGCATATGATCAATGTGGGGAAGAACCTTGTTTCATACCACTGCAAGATTGCACAAAAGATGACAGGTCAAGTAGACaatgagcctgctctgtcaaagtACTTGAGGTATCACAACTCCTCCTGGGGTGTCTTCTGTAACTAGCAGCAGGAGTTCACTCTGGTTGGGTCTGTACTGGGTTGCCACGTGGAAGATGAGGGTTTTAGAAAGTAGAGGTGAAAACTCCAAACCTTCAAAAGCTTAGGATCAGAGAGTGGTCCTCCCCATCTGGGAAATTCGTTGCTTTCAGTGAGACCTGCAATTCCAACCTACCGGACAACTACTTGTCCAGTGAGTCCATTCCTTGCCTTACATTTCCTCATTTGCTTCAGTAAATATCCTGCCAGGATCCCACTGCAATGAAGGAAATGTAGTGAGATAGATTCAGTAGGCTGGATAGGAGTTGTGCGACATCAAAATCCTGCTTGTGAGAAGATTTTCCCCCATTCACATGCCTTTGTGTAACTGGAGTGTTTATTGTGACTGAGACAGTGAGTATTTCTTTCATCAGTAACTGAGGTGATTGCTACTCTACTCTGTTGTCCACAGCCTGGTTTGATCATGCAGCTGTTTTTGGCAGCAGACAAACGCCCTTGGCTCTGGGGAGTCTACGTATTCACAGTTGCTCTGCCAGTTATTTTATTCATAAGTTTCTATTGGCCAAATCAGGTATGTCTGTTTAACAATTGTGTACTTCTTAGTGGAGGATTGTTGTAAGAATTAAATATCTAAAGTAAAAATAATCCCTCTGTTTAGATtgctgttttgtttctattctgcATTCTGTAACTTTTCTGCATGCTGTTGTCCTGTGATGCTTCCTCTGTCCTATACTTTCATGTGCTAACCTCTCTTGCTCCATCCTATAATATCCTGTTGTAACATGTTCTTTTGCCATGTTGTAGTGTGATGTGCTATCATTTATTCTCCCAGCGATTTGGGCCCCCTGATGATTATTATTACAAGAAGACAGATGATGTGCAGCTCAATGATGAAGAAAAAATAACAGAAGCACAGTCTCCAGAGTCAGGTAAGGAAAACGTCAATAACAATAATGGTGATAGAGTACAGTATACCTTGTACAACGTCCAAGATTCCCTGTGTCACAGCTCAATATTGGCCGACCTTCTCTAACATTAACATTAACCACCTCATAATGGGGATGGTAGCCTCAGCACCCCTCTACCATTTGATGCAGTGGTTTTGTCTCGAAAGGGGCTTACTGCTGGGTGGACAAATTGTTACCTTGCTACAAATTGTCAGGTAATGGGGCTTTTTTAATAAGTTATAGGCTGTTTTGGTTTGGAACTAGCCATCGGGTTTCATAAGTGATGGAAACTAGGAGGCCTGCTAAAAGTTAAAGTCCAATAATTTCTGTGGGTCTTGTAGGCAGAGGTACTCTTGTGTCTACAAAACAGTGAGTAGCTACTGACGCCCATCTTTTGTGATCACACCCTTGGGTGAAAACAAAAACACCTATTACCAGTCAACACTCATTGTTTAGATAAAGCATCAGTGCTGCTCGGACACTTGGAACCAGAATCTGGTTAGTGCTTAGTATAGAAGAGGCAAATTTGGACAGAAAGTATAGAAAATTGAGCAAAGTAATAACATTATTGTAGATTCCACCTGAACAATTTGATGGCAGCACCAGACGTTAAGAAATGGttcacattgttttaaaaaatgctgtgTGCTCAAACGGTTACACTGCCCCAATAGCCCCACTGGGAGGTGGCACGAATGATACTGGTTGTCACTACTTCTCCATTGAGGAAGCACCTGATCTCTAATTGGATACTCTGCCAGACAGTGCAGTTGATATT
The Stegostoma tigrinum isolate sSteTig4 chromosome 15, sSteTig4.hap1, whole genome shotgun sequence genome window above contains:
- the LOC125458721 gene encoding calnexin; this translates as MHLQLISYLVVCGLTLVFAEDIEVSEFQAEESPHSNQIAYRPPKPAGDVYFVASFDADGLEGWVRSEAKKDDTNESRYNGMWAVEESFDQKMPGNQGLVLKSPAKHHAIAAYFQRPFHFKDLPLIVQYEVHFQNEIQCGGAYLKLLSEDDQLDLRQFFDKTPYTIMFGPDKCGQDYKLHFIFRHRDPVTGAYEEKHARKPEVDLQSYFIDKRPHLYTLIVRPDNSFEILIDENSVSKGSLLQDMTPPVNPPKEIDDPNHQKPEDWDDRRRIPNPDSVKPHDWDEDAPPYIPDSTVMKPDDWLDEEPEYIPDPKSKKPPDWDIDMDGEWEEPKIPNPKCKAAGCGTWKPPMIPNPAYKGKWKAPMIDNPKYKGVWKPRKILNPNYFEDTKPFRMTPVAAIGLELWSLTPDIKFNNFIISSDEKVVKQWAKDTWTRTKAIYDADGPGLIMQLFLAADKRPWLWGVYVFTVALPVILFISFYWPNQRFGPPDDYYYKKTDDVQLNDEEKITEAQSPESALHDQRGTVDKSKERMKGSNLLKTKVDLETTLQAQGGGEPDPGQVSEEALRHRKTMSK